A region from the Arcanobacterium buesumense genome encodes:
- a CDS encoding helix-turn-helix transcriptional regulator, which produces MKNSLPKLRKENGWSQEYLAQQLSVSRQTIISIEKGHFDPSLPLAFDIARVFNQRIEDIFSPES; this is translated from the coding sequence ATGAAGAATTCGCTCCCGAAGCTACGCAAAGAAAACGGCTGGTCCCAAGAATACCTAGCTCAACAACTAAGCGTGAGCCGTCAAACGATTATCTCTATCGAAAAAGGACACTTCGACCCATCACTTCCACTTGCTTTCGATATTGCTCGTGTATTCAATCAAAGGATTGAGGACATCTTTTCCCCTGAGTCATAG
- the relB gene encoding type II toxin-antitoxin system RelB family antitoxin produces the protein MTLRMNDSDAELIRKFAKFEGLTISDFARQAILEKIEDSYDLDELHHALAHDTGERFTIDEVLEELSWR, from the coding sequence ATGACGCTACGTATGAATGACAGCGATGCCGAACTGATCCGGAAATTTGCCAAATTTGAAGGATTAACAATATCCGATTTTGCCCGCCAAGCAATTCTGGAAAAAATTGAAGATTCCTATGATCTCGACGAATTACATCATGCTCTTGCTCATGACACTGGCGAGCGCTTTACTATCGACGAGGTTTTAGAAGAACTTTCCTGGAGATGA
- a CDS encoding type II toxin-antitoxin system RelE family toxin, with protein sequence MSTSPHTYRVFLTTRARKQLKKMDRFDAKILATWIKNHLEGCSDPRAFGKGLTANRSGEWRYRVGSYRILAFIEDTTITIEIFSIGRCDSIYSN encoded by the coding sequence ATGAGTACCTCGCCACATACGTATCGAGTATTTCTCACTACACGAGCACGTAAACAGCTTAAAAAGATGGATCGCTTCGATGCAAAAATACTCGCAACATGGATAAAGAACCACCTTGAAGGATGTAGCGATCCACGTGCTTTCGGCAAAGGGCTGACAGCTAATAGATCTGGAGAATGGCGCTATCGCGTCGGCTCGTACCGCATATTGGCATTCATTGAAGACACAACGATTACAATTGAAATCTTTTCGATAGGCCGATGCGATTCAATCTATTCAAACTAA
- the pdxT gene encoding pyridoxal 5'-phosphate synthase glutaminase subunit PdxT codes for MAKTVGVLAVQGAFIEHRRRLEQLGITAVELRNGDDARRDLDGLVLPGGESTVQSKLLRELDMFDPLMQKLADGLPVFGTCAGLILLAQQVANGPVAGVEHAAPTSSHVAVAGFATMPVTVVRNAYGRQLGSFHIADGQFFEGEPSVAGEDPAQIPMTFIRAPHIAELGDGVDVLAALPDGAPVAVTYRNQIGATFHPELDDDMSIYNTFARML; via the coding sequence ATGGCAAAAACTGTTGGTGTACTAGCTGTCCAAGGTGCATTTATTGAGCATCGCCGGCGTTTAGAGCAGCTTGGAATAACGGCTGTGGAATTGCGTAACGGAGACGATGCTCGCCGCGATCTTGACGGGCTGGTCTTGCCAGGTGGCGAGAGCACAGTACAAAGTAAACTTTTGCGCGAACTCGACATGTTCGATCCGCTTATGCAGAAGTTGGCCGATGGTTTGCCAGTGTTTGGTACCTGTGCTGGGCTAATTCTTTTAGCCCAGCAAGTTGCCAACGGTCCAGTTGCCGGGGTAGAGCATGCGGCACCGACGTCGTCCCATGTTGCGGTTGCTGGGTTTGCCACGATGCCGGTGACGGTGGTGCGCAACGCCTATGGCCGCCAGCTCGGCAGTTTCCATATCGCTGACGGGCAGTTCTTCGAGGGAGAACCTAGTGTTGCCGGCGAGGATCCGGCCCAGATCCCGATGACGTTCATTCGAGCCCCACATATTGCTGAGCTGGGTGACGGTGTTGACGTACTGGCGGCATTGCCAGATGGTGCTCCGGTGGCAGTTACCTATCGCAACCAAATTGGTGCGACCTTCCATCCGGAGCTTGACGACGATATGAGTATCTACAATACGTTCGCGCGGATGCTCTAA
- the pdxS gene encoding pyridoxal 5'-phosphate synthase lyase subunit PdxS, whose protein sequence is MTENSRFELNKQLAQMLKGGVIMDVTNAEQARIAEEAGASAVMALERIPADIRAAGGVSRMSDPRLIKEIQNAVSIPVMAKVRIGHFVEAQILQALEIDYIDESEVLSPADNVFHINKTDFDVPFVCGAKDLGEALRRIAEGASMIRTKGEPGTGDVVQAVTHMRLIQSQMRKVQSLRADELFEEAKQLAVPVELLRYVHENGKLPVVNFAAGGVATPADAALMMQLGAEGVFVGSGIFKSGDPAKRAQAIVKSVTNFEDAKLIAELSEDLGEAMVGINESEIDLLMAERGK, encoded by the coding sequence ATGACTGAGAATTCTCGCTTCGAATTGAATAAACAACTTGCGCAGATGCTTAAAGGTGGCGTTATTATGGACGTCACAAACGCTGAGCAGGCACGGATTGCCGAAGAAGCAGGCGCTAGTGCGGTGATGGCTCTCGAACGCATCCCAGCAGATATTCGTGCAGCAGGTGGCGTTTCACGGATGAGTGACCCACGCTTGATTAAAGAAATCCAGAACGCAGTGTCCATTCCAGTCATGGCAAAGGTTCGTATCGGACACTTTGTTGAAGCCCAGATTTTACAGGCGCTCGAGATTGACTATATTGACGAGTCCGAAGTACTCTCCCCAGCAGATAATGTTTTCCATATTAATAAGACTGATTTTGATGTGCCGTTTGTGTGTGGTGCGAAGGATCTTGGCGAAGCGCTTCGCCGTATCGCTGAAGGTGCCTCGATGATTCGTACCAAGGGCGAGCCAGGAACTGGTGATGTGGTACAGGCGGTTACCCATATGCGCCTGATTCAGTCCCAGATGCGTAAGGTTCAGAGCTTGCGCGCCGATGAACTGTTTGAAGAGGCTAAGCAACTGGCAGTCCCGGTAGAGCTTTTGCGTTACGTGCATGAGAATGGCAAGTTGCCGGTCGTGAATTTTGCTGCTGGCGGTGTAGCGACGCCGGCTGATGCGGCATTGATGATGCAGCTCGGCGCTGAAGGCGTGTTCGTCGGTTCGGGTATCTTCAAGTCGGGCGATCCGGCTAAGCGCGCGCAGGCGATTGTTAAGTCAGTGACCAATTTCGAAGATGCCAAGCTGATTGCTGAGCTGTCAGAAGATTTGGGTGAAGCCATGGTTGGCATCAACGAATCTGAAATTGATCTGCTCATGGCTGAGCGCGGCAAGTGA
- a CDS encoding SAM hydrolase/SAM-dependent halogenase family protein, with the protein MNNLVLQSDFGLDDGAVSAMYGVAVGTSPKLHIYNLTHNIPPYDIWEGSYRLAQTIDYWPEGTVFVSVVDPGVGSDRLSVVAKTKTGHYIVTPNNGTLTHVNAIFGITDIRTIDETINRRAGSEASYTFHGRDIYAFTGARLAAGIISFDDVGPRVPLDALVTLDYEEPTFVDGEIRGIIEAHDVRYGSLWTSIPRTLFLDMADGFNQRFRLRVFNQGRQVHSNHMLYVPSFASVEVGDSLLYVNSLDRMAIAINRGSYAHAFNIGTGTSWQVSLAHYEL; encoded by the coding sequence ATGAATAACCTTGTTTTGCAGTCAGATTTTGGTCTCGACGACGGCGCAGTCAGCGCAATGTATGGCGTTGCCGTTGGAACTAGTCCCAAACTTCACATCTATAATCTCACCCATAACATTCCACCATACGATATTTGGGAAGGTTCTTATCGTTTAGCACAAACTATCGATTACTGGCCAGAAGGAACCGTTTTCGTCTCCGTCGTCGATCCTGGAGTTGGCTCAGACCGTCTCTCCGTCGTCGCCAAAACCAAAACCGGCCATTACATCGTGACGCCAAACAACGGAACCCTCACGCACGTTAATGCTATTTTTGGCATCACAGATATTCGCACGATCGACGAAACCATCAACCGCCGTGCCGGATCAGAAGCCTCATACACCTTCCACGGCCGTGATATTTACGCTTTTACCGGTGCCCGGTTAGCCGCTGGCATTATTTCATTTGACGACGTCGGACCACGCGTCCCACTCGATGCTCTCGTTACTCTCGATTACGAAGAACCTACATTTGTTGACGGCGAGATCCGGGGAATCATTGAAGCCCATGATGTCCGTTACGGATCGCTATGGACATCCATTCCACGTACTCTCTTCCTCGATATGGCTGATGGGTTTAACCAACGGTTCCGTTTACGTGTTTTCAATCAGGGACGCCAAGTGCACTCCAACCACATGCTCTATGTGCCATCATTTGCTTCAGTTGAGGTCGGCGATTCACTACTTTACGTTAACTCACTCGATCGTATGGCCATCGCTATTAATCGTGGCTCCTACGCTCACGCATTCAACATCGGTACCGGTACATCTTGGCAGGTATCACTAGCCCATTACGAGCTATAA
- a CDS encoding ECF-type riboflavin transporter substrate-binding protein: MSKKMSPVVQVVAIGIGAALFFVLGRFAAIPTPIPNVAIALQYAVLAVFAVLFGPVPGALIGGIGHVLIDATGYGIWASWEVASAVVGLIIGITMLGNKVNEGLFHTKTIVRFNVGVVIANAIAWALVAPLGDILIYSEPTNKVFIQGATAFISNSITTGVVGTLILIAYAKTRTQSGTLSTEA, translated from the coding sequence ATGTCTAAGAAAATGTCACCAGTCGTACAAGTCGTTGCTATCGGCATCGGCGCAGCATTATTCTTCGTCTTGGGCCGCTTCGCCGCAATCCCAACCCCAATTCCAAATGTCGCCATCGCACTCCAATATGCAGTTCTAGCCGTTTTTGCTGTACTGTTTGGACCAGTTCCAGGTGCCCTCATCGGCGGAATTGGTCACGTTCTTATCGATGCCACTGGATATGGCATTTGGGCATCATGGGAAGTTGCCTCCGCAGTTGTCGGCCTCATCATCGGAATTACAATGCTTGGCAACAAAGTCAATGAAGGACTCTTCCACACCAAAACTATTGTTCGATTCAATGTCGGCGTCGTTATAGCAAACGCCATCGCATGGGCTTTAGTCGCTCCGCTGGGAGATATTCTTATCTACTCCGAACCAACAAACAAGGTATTCATTCAAGGCGCCACTGCCTTCATTTCCAATTCGATTACCACCGGCGTTGTTGGCACACTTATTTTGATCGCCTACGCAAAGACGCGCACCCAAAGCGGTACACTGTCCACCGAGGCGTAA
- a CDS encoding ABC transporter ATP-binding protein → MTPPIQPIISLRDVTFQYRAQSASTLHNINLDIFPGEKVAIVGASGSGKSTLIRLINGLVPHYFSGTVTGDITVAGLDPQAVRLVDISAHVGTVLQDTSGQFVGLTVADDIAFSLENQQVPTREMPARVAQTARIVGMEDFLTHAPQELSGGQKQRVAMAGVLVDNVDILLFDEPLAMLDPASGRTSIELIDELHTVHNKTILIVEHRLEDVLHRPVDRIVLMDGGKIIAIQTPDELLSTSLLEDHGIRPPLHVSALKYAGVNITADMRPANPHSLRLSPDDITTVQAWADAHGTHPQPATPQKTPAISLEDISVSYSGDNGPQRILSHVSTTINSGSMIAIVGSNGAGKSTLAKAICGFLPTDTGDIKIHGTSVASWSIAEHGQHVGFVLQEPAQMLSRPTIIEEIELGMRARGIADDECTARRDDVLKICGLWPFRNWPISALSHGQKKRVTIAAILVLQPDILILDEPTAGQDFAHYTEFMDFLAQINETGTTVVLITHDMHLALEYTSRVLAMSNGQIIADDAPANVLTNANVTFDADIVTTGLYELARLVNYLDTSAFVQAFVNVDRQVRKQAAFQRLTGTESGEKSRG, encoded by the coding sequence ATGACTCCTCCGATCCAACCGATTATCTCTCTTCGTGACGTTACGTTTCAGTATCGAGCACAATCGGCATCTACCTTGCACAATATTAATCTCGACATATTTCCTGGTGAAAAAGTTGCGATCGTTGGTGCATCTGGATCGGGGAAGTCTACTCTTATCCGGTTAATCAACGGACTAGTCCCACACTACTTCTCTGGCACTGTTACTGGTGATATTACTGTTGCTGGCCTTGATCCACAAGCCGTTCGATTAGTCGACATTTCGGCACATGTCGGTACCGTACTCCAAGATACATCAGGGCAATTCGTTGGCTTAACAGTAGCTGACGATATCGCTTTCTCCCTAGAAAACCAACAAGTTCCCACTCGAGAAATGCCTGCTCGCGTCGCTCAAACAGCACGCATCGTTGGGATGGAGGATTTCCTTACCCACGCACCCCAAGAATTATCTGGTGGACAAAAACAGCGCGTTGCTATGGCTGGGGTTCTTGTTGATAACGTCGATATTCTTTTATTTGACGAACCTTTAGCTATGCTCGATCCGGCTTCCGGGCGTACCAGCATTGAACTGATCGATGAACTCCACACTGTTCACAACAAAACCATTCTCATCGTCGAGCATCGCCTTGAAGACGTTCTTCACCGCCCCGTTGACCGAATCGTTTTGATGGATGGCGGAAAGATTATTGCTATTCAAACTCCTGATGAGCTCCTCTCCACTTCACTGCTCGAAGATCATGGCATTCGCCCACCGCTACACGTTTCCGCACTAAAATATGCTGGCGTTAATATCACTGCCGATATGCGGCCAGCAAATCCACACTCACTCCGGTTATCACCTGACGACATAACAACTGTTCAAGCGTGGGCTGACGCTCATGGGACTCATCCCCAGCCAGCTACACCACAAAAAACACCTGCTATTTCTTTAGAAGATATTTCTGTCTCATACTCCGGCGATAACGGTCCGCAACGTATTTTGTCACATGTGTCAACCACAATAAACAGTGGTTCAATGATTGCTATCGTTGGGTCCAACGGTGCCGGAAAATCAACGCTCGCTAAGGCTATCTGTGGTTTTCTCCCAACTGATACCGGCGATATTAAAATTCACGGCACTTCTGTTGCCAGCTGGTCAATCGCGGAACATGGCCAGCATGTAGGTTTCGTGCTTCAAGAACCAGCTCAAATGCTGTCTCGACCAACTATTATCGAAGAGATTGAACTTGGTATGCGAGCCCGCGGTATTGCAGATGATGAATGCACCGCACGCCGTGATGACGTGCTGAAAATATGTGGTCTATGGCCATTCCGAAACTGGCCTATTTCAGCTCTGAGCCACGGGCAAAAGAAACGCGTAACAATTGCCGCTATTCTCGTTCTGCAACCAGACATCTTGATCCTCGACGAGCCAACTGCGGGACAAGATTTCGCCCACTATACCGAATTTATGGATTTCCTTGCTCAGATCAACGAGACTGGCACTACCGTTGTTCTGATCACCCACGATATGCACCTTGCTTTGGAATATACTTCCCGTGTTTTGGCTATGTCCAATGGCCAAATTATTGCCGACGACGCCCCGGCTAACGTCTTAACAAATGCTAACGTGACATTCGATGCTGATATTGTCACAACCGGCCTATACGAACTTGCCCGTCTGGTTAACTACTTAGACACCTCTGCTTTCGTACAAGCTTTTGTTAATGTTGATCGCCAAGTCCGTAAACAAGCCGCTTTCCAGCGTTTGACTGGCACAGAATCAGGAGAAAAATCGCGTGGCTAA
- a CDS encoding energy-coupling factor transporter transmembrane component T family protein, with translation MAKAVLGYIDRPSPLHRLTGTAKLVLVISLVVAAMLTFDARLLLGLSFLSIVLWTMSRVRLSDLKVVLIIIVTFMMLNNLLIYIFSPSYGVSLFSTEHIILAGPGRWVLTWEQLFYQSLVTLKYFAVLPGVLLFIATTPPPEFAASLNSLGVPYRYAYSVSLALRYIPDVQRDYGTISTAQQARGLDASRKAPLRVRTKNLLAVLMPLLFGSLDRIETTSAAMELRGFGSLKKRTWWAYRSLQLADWLIILASLAIVGLAIWLQFVNGGRFWNPFI, from the coding sequence GTGGCTAAAGCAGTCCTTGGCTATATTGATCGTCCCAGCCCACTCCATCGCCTTACTGGCACCGCAAAACTCGTTCTAGTTATCAGTCTTGTGGTGGCAGCGATGCTCACCTTTGATGCCCGTCTATTACTCGGACTATCTTTCCTATCGATAGTGTTATGGACTATGTCTCGAGTACGGCTAAGCGATTTGAAAGTTGTTCTCATTATTATTGTTACATTTATGATGCTGAATAACCTTCTTATCTACATCTTTTCACCGAGTTATGGTGTTTCTCTTTTCAGTACCGAACATATTATTCTCGCTGGCCCGGGACGATGGGTTTTGACCTGGGAGCAACTCTTTTACCAGTCCTTAGTGACACTAAAGTATTTCGCAGTTCTGCCTGGCGTATTACTGTTTATTGCAACCACGCCACCACCTGAATTTGCCGCCTCACTGAATTCCCTCGGTGTTCCCTACCGCTATGCCTATTCGGTATCCCTCGCTTTACGATATATTCCAGATGTCCAACGCGATTACGGAACAATATCTACTGCCCAACAAGCACGCGGTCTTGATGCTTCGAGAAAAGCCCCCTTACGTGTGAGAACCAAGAATCTACTCGCTGTTCTTATGCCTTTACTCTTCGGATCGCTAGACCGGATCGAAACAACTTCGGCAGCAATGGAATTGCGTGGTTTTGGCAGCCTCAAGAAACGCACCTGGTGGGCGTATCGCTCCCTACAGCTGGCAGATTGGCTTATTATCCTTGCGTCACTGGCTATTGTTGGTCTTGCTATCTGGCTCCAGTTCGTCAACGGCGGAAGGTTTTGGAATCCCTTCATCTGA
- a CDS encoding HD domain-containing protein, whose product MSTIDLTAIQNYTYAIYNSDRSGHGLDHINRVVSLCQRIIADTKAEGMNPRVILIAAYVHDVIDPKVVADPVQARNDLEKFLHTQALTGAEITEILHIISNMSFSKNLITHQPLSINGQIVQDADRLDAIGAIGIGRAFYYGGKFGDDLYDPARAPRDFTNENDYREHSTVINHFHEKLFKLTDSLNTQAAKRIGELRNKRMCVFVEQFIAEWNGEP is encoded by the coding sequence ATGAGCACCATTGATCTTACAGCTATACAAAACTATACATATGCGATATACAACTCGGATCGATCTGGCCACGGGTTAGACCATATTAACCGTGTTGTCAGCTTGTGTCAGCGTATTATTGCTGACACTAAAGCAGAAGGCATGAATCCACGGGTCATTCTTATTGCTGCTTACGTCCATGATGTTATTGATCCCAAAGTTGTTGCAGATCCGGTACAGGCCCGTAATGACCTGGAAAAGTTTTTACATACTCAAGCATTAACTGGCGCAGAAATAACGGAAATTCTCCATATTATTAGCAACATGTCGTTTTCAAAAAACCTCATCACCCACCAGCCACTTTCCATTAATGGACAAATCGTCCAGGATGCTGACCGGCTCGATGCTATCGGCGCTATCGGTATTGGTCGTGCTTTCTATTACGGCGGGAAATTCGGTGATGATCTATATGATCCAGCGCGCGCTCCACGCGATTTCACCAACGAAAATGACTATCGAGAACACTCCACGGTAATCAATCACTTCCACGAAAAGCTATTCAAACTAACCGATTCACTCAACACTCAAGCTGCCAAAAGAATCGGAGAGTTACGGAATAAGCGAATGTGCGTATTCGTCGAACAGTTTATTGCGGAATGGAATGGAGAGCCGTAG
- a CDS encoding metal ABC transporter permease → MSWLWFYDTFIEMWTHTFMLRGFAVTILAASVCALLSCWLVLVGWSLMGDALSHAVVPGIVLAYIFGAPFSIGAFIAALICVAMIGVIRNGSGLKEDTVMGVVFTTMLALGLVLISVFPSHINLHHVIFGDLLGITQADLLQVVILAPLAAIIVIAKRKDLTLFAFDPVHASAIGLSTKRLSALLLTCLAMTVVVAMQAVGAILIVALLIIPGAIAFLMTESFDRMLWIAPLMSALSVTIGIYSSYWFNMASGATVVLVHGIVFAIVYVLSPRGLNISRMSTALHSIPQ, encoded by the coding sequence ATGAGCTGGCTGTGGTTTTATGACACGTTCATTGAAATGTGGACGCATACATTTATGCTTCGAGGCTTTGCAGTGACGATTCTCGCGGCAAGCGTGTGCGCTTTGTTATCGTGCTGGCTGGTCCTTGTAGGGTGGTCGCTGATGGGAGATGCGCTTTCGCATGCCGTGGTACCGGGGATTGTGCTGGCATATATTTTTGGTGCGCCGTTTTCAATCGGTGCGTTTATCGCCGCACTGATATGTGTGGCAATGATAGGCGTGATTCGTAATGGATCTGGGCTTAAAGAAGATACGGTGATGGGTGTTGTTTTTACGACGATGCTCGCACTGGGCCTTGTTTTGATATCGGTTTTCCCTAGCCATATTAATTTGCACCATGTTATTTTCGGTGACTTATTGGGTATTACTCAGGCTGATCTACTCCAGGTAGTCATTTTGGCTCCGCTTGCCGCTATTATCGTCATCGCTAAACGTAAAGATTTAACATTGTTTGCGTTTGATCCGGTACATGCAAGCGCGATTGGATTATCAACAAAACGGTTATCGGCTTTGCTTTTAACATGTTTGGCGATGACTGTTGTGGTTGCGATGCAGGCAGTAGGCGCTATTTTGATCGTAGCGTTATTGATTATTCCCGGCGCAATTGCATTTCTCATGACTGAATCATTTGATCGTATGTTGTGGATTGCGCCGTTAATGTCTGCGCTGAGTGTGACTATCGGTATTTACTCCTCGTATTGGTTCAACATGGCCTCTGGTGCAACTGTGGTGTTGGTACATGGAATTGTTTTCGCAATTGTTTATGTTCTTTCGCCACGAGGGCTAAATATTAGCCGAATGTCTACGGCTCTCCATTCCATTCCGCAATAA
- a CDS encoding metal ABC transporter ATP-binding protein gives MRIEVDPQASVLDVRDLHVSYGDVQALTGVDFCIGQGRICAIVGMNGSGKSTFFKSIMGLVNYQQGEIIISQTSSLSARKSGKVGYVPQNEEIDTRFPLSVYDVVMMGRYGLMGARRKPTDVDRQAVADALDVVGLTGIEQRPIGALSGGQRKRVFVARAVAQGAELMLLDEPFAGVDYTSASVITELLRSLADKGTTLLVSTHDLSTIPEFADEVVLLNRQIVGRGDPRETLSSNNLSRAFTAPAGYYADKGETK, from the coding sequence GTGAGGATAGAAGTGGATCCACAAGCATCAGTACTAGACGTGCGTGACCTGCATGTCTCATATGGCGATGTCCAAGCACTAACCGGCGTCGATTTCTGTATTGGTCAGGGAAGAATTTGCGCCATCGTTGGAATGAATGGGTCAGGAAAATCTACATTTTTTAAGTCCATTATGGGGCTCGTTAATTATCAACAAGGAGAGATTATTATTTCTCAGACGTCCTCGCTTTCGGCGCGTAAATCTGGAAAAGTGGGTTATGTTCCGCAAAATGAAGAAATTGATACGCGTTTCCCCCTTTCCGTTTATGACGTTGTGATGATGGGGCGTTACGGCCTTATGGGGGCTCGGCGTAAACCGACAGATGTGGATCGTCAGGCCGTTGCCGATGCGCTTGATGTTGTCGGTCTGACTGGTATAGAACAGCGTCCGATCGGTGCCCTGTCTGGCGGACAGCGTAAACGAGTATTTGTTGCTCGTGCCGTAGCGCAGGGCGCAGAACTTATGCTTCTCGATGAGCCGTTTGCTGGTGTTGACTATACATCTGCCTCGGTCATCACCGAATTACTCCGGAGTCTGGCTGACAAGGGAACAACGCTATTAGTTTCTACTCATGATCTATCAACTATCCCAGAGTTTGCTGATGAAGTGGTACTACTTAACCGTCAGATTGTGGGACGTGGAGATCCACGAGAAACGCTAAGTTCAAATAATTTATCCCGGGCGTTTACGGCACCTGCTGGATACTATGCGGATAAGGGAGAAACGAAATGA
- a CDS encoding metal ABC transporter substrate-binding protein has product MNIKKITRIIPALVASCALALTGCSSSEKPAMGSKAMDSTSDSQTGDKPVVLTTFTVIADMAKQVVGDKMTVLSITEPDAEIHDYQPTPADIKKAEGANVILNNGLGLERWFERFVADVKAPHFDLSEGVEPIAIAEGDYEGKPNPHAWMSPDAGQVYVDNIVKAVSSIDKNNADFYKANGEKYKKEIASVKEKMETELASIAPEHRALVTCEGAFSYLARDMKLTEKYLWGVNAEGALTPQRMSDVENFVKDSQIPAVFCESTIDNKMQPVVEATGTPFGGILYVDSLSEADGDVPTYLDLLRYDAETITKGLTGKSK; this is encoded by the coding sequence ATGAATATCAAAAAGATCACGCGCATTATCCCAGCGCTCGTAGCGAGTTGCGCTCTCGCTCTCACCGGGTGCTCATCTTCAGAAAAGCCAGCGATGGGTTCCAAGGCAATGGACTCAACCAGTGATTCTCAGACCGGTGACAAGCCGGTTGTGCTAACAACCTTCACTGTTATTGCTGACATGGCGAAACAAGTTGTTGGCGATAAGATGACGGTTCTGTCTATCACTGAACCGGATGCTGAAATTCACGATTATCAGCCAACACCGGCTGACATTAAGAAGGCAGAGGGGGCGAACGTTATTCTCAATAACGGTCTTGGACTAGAACGTTGGTTCGAGCGTTTCGTTGCTGATGTCAAGGCGCCACATTTTGACTTGTCTGAAGGTGTTGAGCCAATTGCGATCGCCGAAGGTGATTACGAAGGCAAGCCAAACCCACACGCATGGATGTCGCCAGATGCAGGTCAAGTCTACGTCGATAATATCGTCAAGGCGGTATCGTCTATCGATAAGAACAATGCTGATTTCTACAAGGCCAATGGCGAAAAGTATAAGAAAGAAATCGCTAGTGTGAAGGAAAAGATGGAAACCGAGCTCGCCTCGATTGCGCCGGAGCATCGGGCACTTGTGACATGTGAAGGTGCTTTCTCTTACCTAGCACGCGATATGAAGCTTACTGAAAAGTATCTCTGGGGTGTGAATGCTGAAGGCGCATTGACTCCACAGCGTATGTCTGATGTAGAGAACTTTGTCAAGGATTCCCAGATTCCAGCCGTTTTCTGTGAGTCGACTATCGATAACAAGATGCAGCCAGTTGTAGAAGCAACAGGAACTCCATTCGGTGGCATCCTCTACGTTGATTCACTTTCCGAAGCTGACGGTGATGTGCCAACTTACCTTGACCTTCTGCGCTATGATGCAGAGACTATCACCAAGGGTTTGACTGGAAAGTCGAAGTAA